One part of the [Pantoea] beijingensis genome encodes these proteins:
- a CDS encoding nuclear transport factor 2 family protein, whose protein sequence is MSTEINKQVAQTYFAALGRYDIDGMRACMTDDATWWIVPGTSFSGLHPKETFLSYIPKLFDGTVGRLDFEPFEITAEDNRVIIVTKGNLQFNDGRVYASNYCFVLTFRDGKIVSGKEFLDPIHVNEIFGGPES, encoded by the coding sequence ATGAGTACTGAAATCAATAAACAGGTTGCTCAGACATACTTCGCTGCGCTAGGCCGATATGATATAGACGGTATGAGGGCGTGCATGACCGATGACGCCACTTGGTGGATTGTTCCAGGAACGAGCTTCTCTGGTTTGCACCCTAAAGAGACTTTCCTCAGCTATATTCCTAAATTATTCGACGGCACTGTTGGTCGGCTGGATTTTGAGCCTTTTGAAATAACGGCAGAGGATAATCGTGTCATCATCGTGACGAAAGGCAATTTGCAGTTCAACGATGGGCGCGTTTATGCGAGCAACTACTGCTTTGTGTTGACTTTCCGTGATGGAAAGATCGTCAGCGGCAAAGAGTTCCTTGACCCGATTCACGTCAATGAAATTTTTGGTGGACCAGAGTCCTAA